GCCATTCCGGGCATCGGGGTCGCAAATGATTTCAGTGGCGCACTCTACATCCGTGGCGGCTCCGATGAGGATAACCTCTATTACTTCGACCGAGTACCCGTCGGCTATCCCTACCATTTCGGCGGACTCGTCTCTTCTTTGAGTTCCGAAATTATTGACGACATTGATGTCTACGCCGGCGGATATGGCGTCGAATATGGTGTCGATTCACAAGCAGTGATTGACATCTCCTCACAAAACAGCAGTCCAACAAACTTCGGTGGAAAATTTAATCTTAACCTCCTCTACTCAGAAGGACTACTCCAAGGCAAAATCGGCGAAAAAGGGTTCTGGTACGCAGCTGGACGCAGAAGCTATATCGACCTTTTCATCGGCTCATTCTCGTTTGACACGGGGTCAATCACTGCCTTTCCTCGCTTTTGGGATTACCAAATTAAAGCAGGCTACGATCTTAGCGAAAAACATCAACTCTTTTTTAATCTCTTCGCCTCTGGGGACCGATTCGCCCTAAAGTTGGACGGTGATAGTGTAGACCAAGACTTTAGAGGGAATACCAGTTTTGAAAGTGGTTTTGAGGGCGCGGGGATCCACCTCCGCTCATTCCTGACGGAACGGTTCACCTCCTACCTATCGCTAACCCGTTCAAAGTTTCTATTTGATGTCAATTTTGGTCCTGAGCTTTCTCTTAATATTGATGCCCCGAGTTACACCCTCCGCGAAGATCTCACTTATGAACTCAACCCGAGACATCGTTTAGAATTTGGATTAATTCTCGGACTTGAGCCCGGTCAGGTTACCGGCACTTTCACACGAATACCGGATGAAGGTGAGATTGACTACGACATCCGATTCGAGGAAAAGATCGCCTTAGACGAATATATCCGTGGACAACGCATTGAAGGCTATCTGCAGGATAGGTATACGCTGCTACCTTTTCTATCCGTGGCCTTTGGACTCCGTTTCGATTATTTTAACCGTACCGATGAACTCTCTATTCAACCACGTGGCAGCCTGCTTGTAGAACTCCCCAATAACTCGGAACTGCAATTCTCGTATGGCGTTTACAACCAAGCTCCAATACCAGCACTCCTTTCTCCTACTATCGGTAACCCCGCTTTAAAGCCAAGTCGCGCCAGTCATTACATCCTCGAACTCAAACGGCAGCTTTCACAAGCGACAGAAATCAAAATGTCAGCCTATTATAAAGATCTCGCAGACTTGGCGACAGTTGATGAAGAAGCCGCTTATCTCAATCAAGGGACCGGCTATGCACAAGGCACTGAAATCTTTCTCAGACATCAGCGCGGAGATCGGTTTTTTGGCTGGATTTCTTACGCATATGCACTCTCCAAACGCCGAGACCGCATCGGCGAACCGTATCGTTTCTATTCGTTTGACCAGACGCACGTCGCAACACTCGCCGCCAGCTACAATCTGACACCCACATGGGAATTCGGCGCGAAATGGCAATATCGTACGGGTAATCCCTATACACCGGTTGAAGACGCGAGAATCCAGTTCGATCCAAGGAACGGAAGACCTATCTATATTCCTATTTATGCTGAAACGAATTCTGACCGGTTACCGGCTTATCACAGGTTGGATTTGCGCGTCAGTAAAATTTTCCAATTTGGCGGATGGAAACTCGGGTTCTTCTTGGAACTCCTGAATACCTATAACCGAAAAAATTTGCTCGATTACAATTACAGCGACGATTACCAAACACGGGATGATATCAACCAGCTGCCTTTCCTTCCTTATTTAGGAATTACAGCGGAATTTTAACCCGACCTCCTTTTTTTAAAAGAATCTGTCTGCTAACCCTTTCAGGAGACAAGCCTTGAAAAAGATACTGATCCTTTTAATTTGCCTGGTCCCGTTTAGTGCTATCGCTCAAACTAATGAAACGCCCCAGTCAAGCTCAGCAGAAAACGAAACAGCTCCTCCTGTTGTTAAGTTAGACCCTGTAACAGTTGAAGGAGAGCGAATCGAAAGAAAACCGCGACATACTTTGGATGACAGTTTTATCAGGCGTGCCACAGGAAGCGCAGGAGACCCGCTTCGAGTATTAAATCACCTTCCCAGCATCGGTGTGCTGAACGATTTCGTCGGCATCCTCTCTGTGCGAGGCGGTGGACCTGAGGATAACCTCTACTATTTCGATCGACTGCCGTTAGGATACCCGTACCATCTCCACGGAATCGTCTCCACTGTCAATGCTGATGTGATTGAAAATATTGAGGTGTATCCGGGTGGATACGGCGCAGAGTTCGGTGCGGACTCACAGGCTGTGATTGACATCCACTCGCGTACGAAGACTGATACTCGGTTAGGCGGAACAGCCAACGCCAATCCCGTGTATGCTCAAGCCTTCCTTGAAGGAAATATAGGCGAACAAGGGTACTGGTACGCCTTTGGACGGCGGAGTTATATGGGGCCTCTTTTTGAATTGTTACCACGGTTGTTAGAAATTGAGGATGATCGGGTGACCGAGGTGCCAAGTTTTTGGAGTTATCAGGGTAAAGCGGTCTACCAATTAAATAACACACACAGGTTGGTAGTCAACACCATTGGAGCAGACGATTCCGGCGAATTGAACTTTACTTCAGATGAAGTGTCTGATAGCGACCTGCCAGGTCCACTGAGCTCAAATAACCCCTTCGATTCACAAGGGATTCATCTCTATTCCGAAAAACAGGACGTATTCACATCAATTGTGTCACTCACGCGTTCATTCTCCCGGACGGAACTTAAGTTCGGTGAAGGTTACTTCTATCGGAGCGCACAAAGCGTCTACGCACTGCGAAGTGACCTCAAGTACTGGATCAAGCATCCGAAAACGCTGCTGGAATCTGGATTTGTACTTTCAAATCTCCCTATATCACTGATGAGTGTCGGTGCGCGTCCTTTTGAAGAAGGGGATCCAGACTATGATTTCAGGCTTAAGCAAGATGGAGAAAAAATCCTTACCAATATATCCAAGAGCCTGCATCGTCTCGAAGGGTACCTGCAAGCAACACAGGACTTACCTTCGCCTCGCTACACTGACCTCTATGCCACTATCGGGATGCGTGCAAGCTATTTTAATCTGATAGACAACTTTTCACTCCAACCGCGTGGGCTCCTCGGCGTGAGGCTCGGACCAGATTTTGAGAATACCGAAGAACCACATCTTTTTCCCATAGATCTCCGTTTCATGTACGGCAGTTATGTTCAGAACCCGCAGTTTTATCAAGTCGTCCTTGGGAAAGAGAATCCAGAGATTGCCCCAAGTCTGGCAAGGCATTATGTCGTTGCATTGGAAAAAATGTTAACCTCAAAACCGAAGGAAATAGGTTCAACTGTACCTACAAAGAAGAGACCGTTACCCAATCAGACAAAGATTGAAATCGCTGGCTATTACAAAGACCTTCGCGATATGATTACTTATAACACATCCGAAAGACGTTATCAGAACCAGCGAACCGGATATGTGAAAGGTGTTGAGGTCTCATTGGAGCATCAAATAGGCGACGCGCTGCGGGGTTGGCTCTCTTACGCTTATACTATCTCTAAACGCCAAGATTCTCCAAGGGATGACGAGCGCTTTTATATGTATAATACGCCACATGTTGTAACGATCGGCATGAATTATCAATCAGACAGATGGGAATTTGGCGCAAATTGGCAATACAAGAGTGGCGCGCTATATTCGCCGTTGGTTGATCGGGAACGGTATACCAATCCGTTTACTAAAAACAAAACGTGGCTACCAATTTACGGCGATCCGGAGCGCACAGCAGCATATCATCGCTTGGATTTACGGTTCCACTTATCTTTCTTAAATATCGGCAGATGGAAGGGAGGGTTTACCGCAGAACTCTGGAACGCTTACAACCGCACCAACATCCTTCAAGTTCGCTACAACAAAAATTATACAAAACAAGTACCGGTCGCCCAATTGCCTATAATCCCCTTCCTGGCACTGACGTTGGAATTTTGATAATCCTGCCCAATTGAATTTTATATAGCCTAATTCGCCTCCTTTTTCGTCTATACATTAATCAGAATCTCGTTCCCCAAAGGAGGCAACGTTTTTGGACGAGTATCTATTTTCTTCCCTCAAATTCCAAAAGTTCATAACTTTCTTGTGCGTCGTCACGCTATTGCCCACTATTATCGCCAACGGACATGCCGAGACACATAACAACCAGATTAAAGCATACCGTACCTACGAGAGCGTCGAAATTGACGGTGATTTAACAGAAGCGGATTGGCAGCGTGCGGAACCGATGGATCGGTTTGTACAGGTCGAGCCAAATGTAGGCGAAAACATGTCGGAACCAATGGAACTTCGGATCCTCTACGACGATGAGAATATTTACTTCGGTTTTACCTGTTTCGACTCAGAGATGTCCAAACTCATCGCAAACGAAATGCGCAGGGATGCCCGGGACCTACACGAAAACGACAACGTTTTTGTGCTATTGGATACATATAACGACAAACGGAGCGGTTTTTTCTTTCGGATGAACCCGCTTGGCGCGATACAGGACAGAGCCATTACGAACAGTGGCGATTCGATGAACACCGATTGGGACGCCGTTGTCGCATGCAAGTCAAAAATTAACGATTCCTACTGGACAGCGGAACTCAGCATTCCGTTTAGTCAACTCCGTTTTGAACAGAACGATCCGATGACATGGGGCATCAATGCTGGACGCGGCATTGCTCGCCAGCGAGAAGAGGGTATATGGATGCCTGTTCCATCCTCTTATGGCGGTCGGGCAAAATACCGAACAGCACATGTCGGGAACCTTGTCGGACTCGAAGGAATTGCACCCTCTCGAAACCTTGAATTTCTGCCGTATTTTCTGCCCGGTATCACCCAAGTTAAAGATGATAACGGCACACTCCAAACGACACGTGAATTCAAACTCGGGTTCGATGCAAAATACGGTATCACCTCAAATCTCACCGCTGACATCACTTATAACACCGACTTCGCACAAGTTGAAGCAGATGAGGAACAGGTAAATCTTACCCGATTCAGTCTCTTTTTTCCTGAGAAACGACCCTTCTTTCTCGAAGGCGCAGGGCTTTTCGATTTTGGTATTCCACGGACGAGTTCCCGTCGACCGCCACCGATGCTCCTTTTTTATAGCCGACGGATTGGTCTCGCACAAGGGAACGCTATTCCGATTATCTTTGGTGGAAAAGCGAGTGGCAAGGTAGGTTCTTACGGTGTAGGATTTCTCAATGTTCTGACAAACGAATTCTATGAGGCTGGTACAGACGACGATGATCCAATCGACATCCCGCGCACTAACTTTTCCGTGATGCGGATTACGAAAGATATTGCCGCAGGTTCGCGGATCGGGGTGATGGCAGTTAATAAAGACGACTTCGGAGATTACAACCGCGCAGGCGGTTTCGACTTTGAATATCGACCCAACGATCGTCTAAATGTTCGAGGCATGTGGTCCCGAACTTTTGAACCCGGTATGTCTGGTCAGAATAACGCTTGGTACCTCGGTTCTCGATGGCAGAATAATCGCTTCCGTCTGGAGGGGGCGTATACCGACATTGATGATGATTTCAATCCCGCTGTCGGATATGTGCGACGTACCGGCATCCGAAATCTTCGTGGCGAGGCACGCTGGATTCCAAACCCCCAAAAATTTGGTATCCGACAAGTTTGGACGGGGCCAGAGGTGAACTATCTTCTCAACCACAACAACGAATTAGAAGAATGGAACATTTCCTATATCAATTGGTTTGAATTCGACACCGGAGACTATATCTTTTTCAGCGGTAGACGCAATTTTGAGCAATTGAACGAGGTTTTCGATTTTCGGGATGGTATAGAAATTCCGATAGGCGACTACCAATCCAACGCATTTAATATCCGCATGTCCAGTAATGACAGCCGACCAATTGGTGCCACCCTCGGCGGCGGCATTGAGGATTTCTACAACGGCACAGTTCGTAGAGCATACCTACAAACCACTCTTAAACCGAATGGGCATATAAGTGTGAGCGCACAATACCAATTTAATCAGGTAGTGAACCTACCAGAAGCGTATTTCACCGATGGGCAACCCCGTCCTGTTTACGTCAATCTGTTCAGAGGCAGACTTGACTATTCCTTTTCTACAGGGCTTTTTGCAAAACTCTTTGCTCAATGGAATGCTGACACAAACGTTGTGTCTACCAACTTCCTTATCAACTATATCTATCGCCCAGGAAGCGATTTCTATTTCGTTTTCAATCAGACGTATGATACGAATGGCACGACTAAATCCCGCCTATTGGATTCAACAGTGGTTGCAAAAATGACCTATTGGTGGAATCCGTAATGTCAAGCACGAAGCCGTTTCAATATGAGGCTATTTAGTCAAGTCACCTCCGAACACACACTATAATGGTTTCCCTACTACAAGCAACCCCGTTTGTAGTAGGGCGATTCTGCGGCGTACTCGCCCAAATGCGATGTGCATTATCGCCCGCCAATTTCCTAAGTTGTTTCCAATTTTTTTCTCAACCCATCTATCGTATGCGGCTAACAACCGATTGCTCACTACTGAAAATTGAACGGTTCCACTGTTTGGCAGCAAAAAATTGACACGTGATAGACCCCGCCCTAAAGGGCGGGCTTCCGCAAAGTTATGCGAAAGCATTTGTGGATTTCAGAAACCGACTGGACGCTTCAACGGAGCAGCCTACTATCTTGCCAAGCAAAACAATAGGTCTTACTTCTCCTAACCCAAAGGAAGCTACCCCTTCCTTGAGAATGTTTAGAGCAGCGTTATGGTCTCTGTCAAGGGACGTTCCACAACTTCGACAGTCCCATTCACGGACTGCTAACGTCAGGTTTGCATTTTTGTAACCGCAAACAGAACAGCATCTACTGGTCGGTGTCCACCGTCCAATCTTTAGAACGGTTTTTACCCGTTTCTTCGATTGGTGGTGGAGTTTCTGTAAGAACTCACCGAAAGCAAGATCAGAGACCTGTTTGCCAAATAGGGCTTTCATACCGCGAAGGTTCAGATCTTCAAAGAACATTATATCAAACTTCCGACACAACTCTATCGCAAGTTTCCAATGGTGGTCTGTTCGCTGGTTCGCAGTTTTCTTATGAATGCGGAACACTCGCTTGCGACAGCGTTCTTGATTCTTAGAACCTCTAACCTTGCGGGAATATGCTTTTTGTGCCTTCACTAAATCATTCGCATTCTGTTTATAGAACATCGGCGAAGTATATCCATGTCCGTCACTGCCAGTCAGGAAGTCTTTGAGACCCATATCGAACCCTTCGGCTTTACCCGTCTTGGGTTCGGGTTTGACTTCACTACATTCTTCTGTGAGGGTGATATACACATCTCCGAGTGCGTCTCGCGTAACTTGAACTTGTCTGATTTTGCCTGCTATGCTTCTATGCAAAGAGAAACGATACCAACGTCCATTGAGACGGATTTGATATGTCGCACAACTCCGCTCGTGTTTCTGCTTTGGAAGTAAATACTCTAACTTGATTTGGTTGCCACGAAACGTCATGCCTTTGTGTTTCTTACAGGACTTGAATTGTGGGTGTCCTCTATCGAGTGTCCGCATCTCTTTGAAACTTTGTGCCAAACGCTTCAGCACATTTTGCAACGCCCACGAGTAAGGGATATTCCAATGTCTATACTTCTCAAGTTTCTTGAGTTTCGTTAAATGGGCAGACATTTTGGAATACGAAAGTCCCTTACCATATCTGCGGTAATAACGCATACACAACGCAATGAAATGATTACGCACAATACCGCAAATATTCAAATCATTGTGCAAATACTTCAAAGTCTTATCGAAAAAGAGTTGATGTTTCGTGTTTCGCATGGTATATCAAGTATCAAGTCTTTAACCCTTGTTCAGCAGATAGGCAGACACACAATCAAGCGATTGTGCTGAACATGTCTGCCAACTTGATACATATATGAAACCACTATTTTAGGTAAAAGTCAAGTTTTTTGACGCAACAAAAGGATCCGTCGCTACTACATCCCCGCCTTGAAAGGCGAGGTTTTGTAGCGGAAGATTTGATAAAAAATTGACACATAAGTAAAAATATGCTATAATTAAGTATATTTATGCTATAATTGAGGGCGTTTACTACATTTCGTGAGTCATATTAAACATTTTGGTCGTACTTGACGTTAAAATAAGTACTTACGAATAGTTTTAAAAAAGTATTTTTGCAACGCCGGTTTCGGTCAACTACACACAATAACAGTGCCCTGTGACCGAAACTATCCCTCTTCTGTTTATAGGAGGAAAAGCGAATGAGTAGCAGAACTTCCGGTATGCTCAGTCAAATGCGAGAGCGTCGCGTTGAACGTAAGAAACCGAAGCGTTTTGTCGCATTGAAGAAGGTTTCGCTAGATCCGAGCCAGCAGAGCGACATCTCCAACGCACAGGCAAACCTGCCGAAACACCCCATCACGCAGAAACACATTAAACAGAGTTCCACAGCGTTTTCAGTCGCAATAGCGTTTCATGTCCTCATCGCTATATTTATTGGGACTTACGTTATCGTCGATCAGATTGAACAAGAAAGTGAGACTTTTGATGTCAGTATCGTCTCAGAAGAGTCAAAAGCGAAACGCCGGTTCATACGCCGAGAAGCACCGAAATTCAACGAGGCACGACAGACTCAACAAAAAGTCGTTATCAAACAGCC
The DNA window shown above is from Candidatus Poribacteria bacterium and carries:
- a CDS encoding carboxypeptidase-like regulatory domain-containing protein, encoding MKSLFCLMMTLIVPVVAFSQTGTIEGTVYNNDTKTPLAGAEVRILQTDERQKTDENGKFVFSTVPEGTYTLVTTVPETQLIQQTSVVVAAAESQKTEIYVATEQVRLESVEVTGKRVPKTVNKKSIQASEITRLPGTAGDALRALPAIPGIGVANDFSGALYIRGGSDEDNLYYFDRVPVGYPYHFGGLVSSLSSEIIDDIDVYAGGYGVEYGVDSQAVIDISSQNSSPTNFGGKFNLNLLYSEGLLQGKIGEKGFWYAAGRRSYIDLFIGSFSFDTGSITAFPRFWDYQIKAGYDLSEKHQLFFNLFASGDRFALKLDGDSVDQDFRGNTSFESGFEGAGIHLRSFLTERFTSYLSLTRSKFLFDVNFGPELSLNIDAPSYTLREDLTYELNPRHRLEFGLILGLEPGQVTGTFTRIPDEGEIDYDIRFEEKIALDEYIRGQRIEGYLQDRYTLLPFLSVAFGLRFDYFNRTDELSIQPRGSLLVELPNNSELQFSYGVYNQAPIPALLSPTIGNPALKPSRASHYILELKRQLSQATEIKMSAYYKDLADLATVDEEAAYLNQGTGYAQGTEIFLRHQRGDRFFGWISYAYALSKRRDRIGEPYRFYSFDQTHVATLAASYNLTPTWEFGAKWQYRTGNPYTPVEDARIQFDPRNGRPIYIPIYAETNSDRLPAYHRLDLRVSKIFQFGGWKLGFFLELLNTYNRKNLLDYNYSDDYQTRDDINQLPFLPYLGITAEF
- a CDS encoding TonB-dependent receptor plug domain-containing protein, which codes for MKKILILLICLVPFSAIAQTNETPQSSSAENETAPPVVKLDPVTVEGERIERKPRHTLDDSFIRRATGSAGDPLRVLNHLPSIGVLNDFVGILSVRGGGPEDNLYYFDRLPLGYPYHLHGIVSTVNADVIENIEVYPGGYGAEFGADSQAVIDIHSRTKTDTRLGGTANANPVYAQAFLEGNIGEQGYWYAFGRRSYMGPLFELLPRLLEIEDDRVTEVPSFWSYQGKAVYQLNNTHRLVVNTIGADDSGELNFTSDEVSDSDLPGPLSSNNPFDSQGIHLYSEKQDVFTSIVSLTRSFSRTELKFGEGYFYRSAQSVYALRSDLKYWIKHPKTLLESGFVLSNLPISLMSVGARPFEEGDPDYDFRLKQDGEKILTNISKSLHRLEGYLQATQDLPSPRYTDLYATIGMRASYFNLIDNFSLQPRGLLGVRLGPDFENTEEPHLFPIDLRFMYGSYVQNPQFYQVVLGKENPEIAPSLARHYVVALEKMLTSKPKEIGSTVPTKKRPLPNQTKIEIAGYYKDLRDMITYNTSERRYQNQRTGYVKGVEVSLEHQIGDALRGWLSYAYTISKRQDSPRDDERFYMYNTPHVVTIGMNYQSDRWEFGANWQYKSGALYSPLVDRERYTNPFTKNKTWLPIYGDPERTAAYHRLDLRFHLSFLNIGRWKGGFTAELWNAYNRTNILQVRYNKNYTKQVPVAQLPIIPFLALTLEF
- a CDS encoding DUF5916 domain-containing protein encodes the protein MDEYLFSSLKFQKFITFLCVVTLLPTIIANGHAETHNNQIKAYRTYESVEIDGDLTEADWQRAEPMDRFVQVEPNVGENMSEPMELRILYDDENIYFGFTCFDSEMSKLIANEMRRDARDLHENDNVFVLLDTYNDKRSGFFFRMNPLGAIQDRAITNSGDSMNTDWDAVVACKSKINDSYWTAELSIPFSQLRFEQNDPMTWGINAGRGIARQREEGIWMPVPSSYGGRAKYRTAHVGNLVGLEGIAPSRNLEFLPYFLPGITQVKDDNGTLQTTREFKLGFDAKYGITSNLTADITYNTDFAQVEADEEQVNLTRFSLFFPEKRPFFLEGAGLFDFGIPRTSSRRPPPMLLFYSRRIGLAQGNAIPIIFGGKASGKVGSYGVGFLNVLTNEFYEAGTDDDDPIDIPRTNFSVMRITKDIAAGSRIGVMAVNKDDFGDYNRAGGFDFEYRPNDRLNVRGMWSRTFEPGMSGQNNAWYLGSRWQNNRFRLEGAYTDIDDDFNPAVGYVRRTGIRNLRGEARWIPNPQKFGIRQVWTGPEVNYLLNHNNELEEWNISYINWFEFDTGDYIFFSGRRNFEQLNEVFDFRDGIEIPIGDYQSNAFNIRMSSNDSRPIGATLGGGIEDFYNGTVRRAYLQTTLKPNGHISVSAQYQFNQVVNLPEAYFTDGQPRPVYVNLFRGRLDYSFSTGLFAKLFAQWNADTNVVSTNFLINYIYRPGSDFYFVFNQTYDTNGTTKSRLLDSTVVAKMTYWWNP
- a CDS encoding RNA-guided endonuclease TnpB family protein, with the translated sequence MRNTKHQLFFDKTLKYLHNDLNICGIVRNHFIALCMRYYRRYGKGLSYSKMSAHLTKLKKLEKYRHWNIPYSWALQNVLKRLAQSFKEMRTLDRGHPQFKSCKKHKGMTFRGNQIKLEYLLPKQKHERSCATYQIRLNGRWYRFSLHRSIAGKIRQVQVTRDALGDVYITLTEECSEVKPEPKTGKAEGFDMGLKDFLTGSDGHGYTSPMFYKQNANDLVKAQKAYSRKVRGSKNQERCRKRVFRIHKKTANQRTDHHWKLAIELCRKFDIMFFEDLNLRGMKALFGKQVSDLAFGEFLQKLHHQSKKRVKTVLKIGRWTPTSRCCSVCGYKNANLTLAVREWDCRSCGTSLDRDHNAALNILKEGVASFGLGEVRPIVLLGKIVGCSVEASSRFLKSTNAFA